From Paenibacillus sp. PK3_47, the proteins below share one genomic window:
- a CDS encoding acetate uptake transporter, protein MSAQPQSTQSVKIVTADPSAIGLFGLAIVTLVASSQKLEITTGLSYCIPWAIFLGAFAQLFASIQDAKHNNTFGMTAFGAYAFFWFGMAGSWLIKLGVFGATLAEGVDPKQLGFVFLGYLVFTLFMTIGAVEANRVLLIIFILIDFLFLGLTMDSFGIAAEFFHKMAAVAELAIGIVSLYGCGAAVLNAHFGRTFLPVGAPLGIFKK, encoded by the coding sequence ATGTCAGCGCAACCGCAGTCAACCCAATCTGTCAAAATCGTCACCGCCGACCCCAGCGCCATCGGCCTGTTCGGATTGGCTATCGTCACCCTGGTCGCTTCTTCACAAAAACTCGAAATTACAACAGGCCTGAGCTACTGTATTCCGTGGGCTATCTTCCTCGGTGCTTTCGCCCAGCTGTTCGCTTCCATCCAGGATGCCAAGCACAACAATACCTTCGGCATGACCGCTTTTGGCGCCTACGCTTTTTTCTGGTTCGGCATGGCCGGAAGCTGGCTGATCAAACTCGGCGTCTTTGGAGCAACACTGGCAGAAGGGGTAGATCCCAAGCAGCTCGGTTTTGTTTTCCTCGGATATCTGGTCTTTACTTTATTCATGACCATCGGCGCAGTTGAAGCCAACAGAGTTCTGCTGATCATCTTCATCCTGATCGACTTCCTGTTCCTTGGACTGACCATGGATTCCTTCGGAATTGCCGCCGAGTTCTTCCACAAGATGGCTGCCGTTGCCGAACTGGCTATCGGTATCGTATCCCTGTACGGCTGCGGCGCAGCTGTGCTGAATGCCCATTTCGGCCGCACCTTCCTTCCAGTCGGCGCACCGCTCGGCATCTTCAAGAAATAG
- a CDS encoding EAL domain-containing protein, whose amino-acid sequence MKLRKKIVIFICTIALLGLGSTYLFLHLLLLNRFERLDETALQAISVFRVTFFAITILMCLASLVFINRFLLGPMSSLIRNIRNIGNSKDLSIRIKSSSRDEFSEVEFEFNRMIDSLEQAQEELRQQAMLDPLTQLPNRSLFFAKLNEAIASAKGTSRQIVLVFIDLDHFKTVNDTLGHDFGDDILRDIASRLSQVIGGNDVISRLGGDEFTILLSDITDSGSIEAQLKKIQEVLTEPHLIQGHLLYNTASIGVSIYPQNGEDADYLVKQADLAMLHVKETGRNNIFQYSEVLEESIRRKKILSQQLLSAAANQEFEIHYQPILSSGSLQVSKLEALLRWTSPTYGPVSPGEFIPLAESSGAIIHIGSWVLRQVCSDLCSFRESGLQLSAAVNISAMQLMQPGLQELLLGLLDEYELASTSIELEITESVLASGDIISGSVRQLREHGFRISLDDFGTGFSSLSYLRRFPVDVVKIDRSFVAEMTPDSQGDILVKAIIDLSHNLGLRVVSEGVELKEQFDLLRQLGSDELQGYFISRPVQASAVYSFLTKENPGFDKK is encoded by the coding sequence ATGAAGCTCCGCAAAAAAATAGTGATCTTCATTTGTACGATTGCCCTCCTGGGCCTGGGCAGCACTTACCTGTTCCTGCATCTTCTGCTGCTGAACCGGTTTGAGCGTCTTGACGAAACGGCATTGCAGGCCATTTCAGTATTCCGGGTCACTTTTTTCGCCATTACAATCCTGATGTGCCTCGCCAGCCTGGTCTTTATCAACCGTTTTCTGCTTGGACCGATGTCCTCCCTGATCCGGAATATCCGGAATATCGGCAACAGCAAAGATTTGTCCATCCGGATCAAAAGCTCCAGCAGGGATGAATTCAGTGAAGTTGAATTTGAGTTCAACCGGATGATCGATTCCCTGGAACAGGCCCAGGAGGAGCTGCGCCAGCAGGCAATGCTTGACCCGCTGACCCAGCTGCCTAACCGCTCGCTTTTTTTTGCAAAGCTTAATGAAGCCATTGCTTCCGCCAAAGGCACCAGCCGGCAGATTGTCCTCGTATTTATCGACCTGGATCATTTCAAGACCGTGAATGACACCCTCGGACATGACTTCGGGGATGACATACTTAGGGATATCGCCTCCCGTTTGTCCCAGGTTATCGGCGGCAATGATGTAATTTCCCGTCTCGGCGGGGATGAATTCACCATTCTGCTGTCGGACATTACCGATTCCGGCAGTATTGAGGCACAGCTCAAAAAGATTCAGGAGGTCCTGACCGAGCCGCATCTGATCCAGGGGCATCTCCTTTATAATACCGCCAGCATCGGCGTCAGCATCTATCCCCAGAACGGAGAAGACGCAGACTACCTGGTCAAACAAGCCGATCTGGCCATGCTTCATGTGAAAGAGACCGGCCGCAATAATATCTTCCAATATTCAGAAGTCCTTGAAGAGAGTATCCGCCGCAAAAAGATTCTGTCCCAACAGCTGCTGTCCGCCGCAGCCAATCAGGAATTTGAAATCCATTATCAGCCGATCCTAAGCTCGGGCAGCCTGCAGGTATCCAAGCTTGAAGCTCTGCTGCGCTGGACCAGCCCGACCTACGGGCCGGTCTCTCCCGGTGAATTCATCCCGCTTGCCGAAAGCAGCGGAGCCATCATCCACATAGGCAGCTGGGTGCTGCGCCAGGTCTGCTCCGATCTGTGCAGCTTCCGGGAGAGCGGCCTGCAGCTGTCTGCGGCAGTCAATATATCCGCCATGCAGCTGATGCAGCCCGGCCTCCAGGAGCTCCTTCTGGGACTGCTGGATGAATACGAACTGGCCAGCACAAGCATTGAGCTCGAAATTACAGAGAGTGTCCTCGCTTCCGGTGACATCATCTCCGGCTCTGTGCGCCAGCTCCGGGAGCACGGATTCCGCATATCCCTGGATGACTTCGGGACAGGCTTTTCTTCCCTCAGCTACCTCCGCCGCTTTCCTGTGGACGTGGTCAAGATTGACCGTTCCTTCGTAGCCGAGATGACTCCGGATTCGCAGGGGGATATCCTGGTCAAGGCCATCATTGATTTGAGCCACAACCTCGGCCTGCGGGTAGTCTCCGAAGGGGTAGAGCTGAAGGAGCAGTTTGATCTGCTGCGCCAATTGGGCAGTGATGAGCTGCAGGGATACTTTATCAGCCGGCCGGTCCAGGCTTCGGCGGTATATTCCTTTTTAACCAAAGAAAACCCTGGATTTGACAAGAAATGA
- a CDS encoding DsrE/DsrF/DrsH-like family protein, producing the protein MDKKINLLMFSGEYDKAMAGLILANTARDIDVEVTMFFAFWGLFLVRDPEKMTLEDKTVYEKLMDVLTPKGPQHLPLSRMNFSGLGRMMLEEMMEDQGAPKLIHFLKGARKKNIKFYACKLSVEIMGFKPEEFLPEVEIIDAAAYLKDALESDMQLFI; encoded by the coding sequence ATGGATAAAAAAATAAATCTGCTGATGTTCAGCGGAGAGTATGACAAGGCAATGGCCGGACTGATCCTGGCCAATACTGCACGTGATATTGATGTGGAGGTTACGATGTTTTTTGCTTTCTGGGGATTGTTTCTCGTCCGTGATCCCGAGAAAATGACCTTGGAGGATAAAACCGTCTACGAAAAGCTGATGGATGTGCTGACGCCTAAGGGCCCGCAGCATCTGCCGCTCTCCCGGATGAATTTCAGCGGCCTGGGACGGATGATGCTCGAGGAGATGATGGAGGATCAGGGTGCGCCGAAGCTGATTCATTTCCTGAAAGGTGCCCGCAAAAAAAACATCAAGTTCTACGCCTGCAAGCTCTCTGTGGAAATTATGGGCTTCAAGCCGGAGGAATTCCTGCCCGAGGTGGAGATCATTGATGCCGCCGCCTATCTGAAGGA
- a CDS encoding EAL domain-containing protein, giving the protein MAFINKKPLTIILGFLVVLQLSLFYYYTLSVNREYRAETADLSSLAVMLTSNIEEKVSIVKGVSSFIQTVGFDADPAVINQYLRQAYNNSGKVTNIIVAPDGLIRYLYPLRGNTTIMGKSLLLDPGLSTPGLVEEAIRSRSITIDGPRTLAQGDYGLVIRQAIYSGNTFKGIVSVTLLIDDVVDHLLQDDSPAFVTAQDNAFLFGHPADQSEEQISVPIQIYNQQWQMKTPFSSHKKWGILRSIIWIDIAFLLVALFALYIFWHQNRFNRELERVVSIRTRDLRVSKRLYEKLAHYDSLTGIPNRRYFMDEFERLLQSAEPTDTYTLFFFDLNKFKEINDTLGHSTGDQVIKTLANRLRSGNLPYKLFARTGGDEFVMIFASLPQEQIPVIAQRISLLISGNLSIAGALLSLSTSIGISLYPEHSLAKEDLLVFADMSMYQAKSQDNCNYCVFDWALREKLEQKTMIAKYLHSALQNEEFVLHYQPQINAATGQMVGMEALIRWNHPEKGLIGPGTFITAVEEAGLMIQLTDWVLREVCRQLCEWQKQGMPLLRTSINISSSWFYNRNLMENLLAVLEEYGLESKVLEFEITESTALLEEHYPLLQQMRDHGIMVSIDDFGTKYSSLNYLKHFPVNKIKIDRTFITGIGVSSIDETIIKSIVYVASQLGYDLIAEGVETPEQAEFLIQHNCPYIQGFLYFPPLPAAEILKLAS; this is encoded by the coding sequence ATGGCTTTCATCAATAAAAAGCCTTTAACGATCATCCTCGGCTTCTTAGTCGTACTGCAGCTCTCTCTCTTCTATTACTACACTTTGTCGGTCAACCGGGAATACCGTGCTGAAACAGCCGATCTGTCCTCACTCGCAGTTATGCTGACCTCGAACATTGAAGAGAAGGTCTCGATTGTCAAAGGCGTAAGTTCGTTTATCCAAACTGTCGGCTTTGATGCCGATCCAGCCGTTATCAATCAATATTTAAGGCAAGCCTATAACAATTCCGGCAAGGTTACGAATATAATTGTTGCTCCTGACGGACTGATCCGCTATCTCTATCCGCTCCGCGGCAACACCACAATTATGGGCAAAAGCCTTCTGCTCGATCCCGGCCTGTCCACGCCCGGTCTGGTCGAGGAGGCAATCCGCTCCCGCAGCATTACGATAGACGGTCCGCGCACACTCGCCCAGGGAGACTACGGACTGGTGATCAGGCAGGCCATCTATAGCGGCAATACATTCAAAGGCATCGTCTCCGTAACCCTGCTCATTGACGATGTTGTGGACCATCTGCTTCAGGATGACTCCCCTGCCTTTGTAACCGCACAGGATAATGCTTTTCTGTTCGGGCATCCGGCAGATCAATCAGAAGAGCAGATCTCTGTACCGATTCAGATTTATAATCAGCAGTGGCAGATGAAGACCCCCTTCTCATCACACAAAAAATGGGGAATTTTGCGCAGCATCATCTGGATTGATATCGCCTTTTTGCTTGTGGCCCTGTTTGCCCTGTATATTTTTTGGCATCAGAACCGGTTCAACCGTGAACTGGAACGTGTGGTCAGCATCCGCACCCGCGATCTCCGTGTATCCAAACGGCTGTACGAAAAGCTGGCTCATTACGACAGTCTTACCGGGATTCCCAACCGCCGTTACTTTATGGATGAATTTGAACGGCTGCTGCAGTCTGCAGAACCGACGGATACATATACCCTGTTCTTTTTTGACTTGAACAAATTTAAGGAAATCAACGACACGCTCGGCCATTCCACAGGCGACCAGGTCATTAAGACGCTGGCGAACCGTCTGCGGAGCGGAAATCTTCCTTACAAGCTGTTCGCACGTACCGGAGGCGACGAGTTTGTAATGATTTTCGCCAGCCTGCCGCAGGAGCAAATCCCTGTAATAGCGCAGCGGATCAGCCTGCTGATTTCCGGCAATCTGTCCATTGCAGGTGCACTTTTGAGCTTGTCGACGAGCATCGGCATCTCTCTGTATCCGGAGCATTCACTGGCTAAAGAGGATCTGCTGGTCTTCGCCGATATGTCGATGTACCAGGCCAAGTCGCAGGACAACTGCAATTACTGTGTGTTCGACTGGGCGCTGCGCGAGAAGCTGGAGCAGAAAACAATGATCGCAAAATATCTCCACTCCGCACTGCAGAATGAGGAATTTGTACTGCATTACCAGCCTCAGATCAATGCTGCTACCGGACAAATGGTCGGTATGGAGGCGCTGATCCGCTGGAACCATCCGGAAAAGGGACTGATCGGGCCGGGCACTTTCATCACCGCCGTGGAGGAAGCCGGGCTGATGATCCAGCTCACCGACTGGGTACTGCGTGAAGTATGCCGTCAGCTCTGCGAGTGGCAGAAGCAGGGGATGCCTCTGCTGCGTACATCGATCAACATCTCCAGCAGCTGGTTTTACAACCGCAATCTGATGGAGAATCTGTTAGCGGTTCTTGAAGAATACGGCCTGGAGAGCAAGGTGCTGGAATTTGAAATTACCGAGAGCACCGCTCTGCTGGAAGAGCATTATCCGCTGCTGCAGCAGATGCGTGATCACGGCATTATGGTTTCGATAGACGATTTCGGCACAAAGTATTCCTCACTCAATTATTTGAAGCATTTTCCTGTGAACAAAATCAAAATCGACCGCACCTTCATAACAGGCATTGGCGTAAGCTCCATTGATGAAACCATCATTAAATCGATCGTGTATGTGGCCTCGCAGCTCGGCTATGACCTGATAGCAGAAGGGGTGGAGACACCGGAGCAGGCCGAGTTTCTGATTCAGCATAACTGCCCTTATATTCAGGGATTTCTGTATTTCCCTCCGCTGCCTGCCGCGGAAATCCTTAAGCTCGCTTCCTGA